Proteins from one Falco naumanni isolate bFalNau1 chromosome 10, bFalNau1.pat, whole genome shotgun sequence genomic window:
- the LOC121094733 gene encoding olfactory receptor 4S2-like yields the protein MENKPNVTEFILYGLTGDKTLAKVCLSLFLVFYGTIILGNLLIIITIKTSEQLSSPMYFFLGFLSFVDISYSTVTAPKLIYDLLVEQKAISFVGCIAQVFAGHFFGCTEIFLLTVMAYDRCIAICKPLHYTNIVNKHACGWLVAASWVGALVHSVVQTLLVIQLPFCGPNEIDHYFCDVHPLMKLTCTDTYIIAVSVAANSGVISVSCFVVLVVSYAVILVSLRTRSSEGRLKALYTCTSHITVVVLFLGPCIFIYMRPSTTFSADKIVSVFYTIITPMLNPLIYTLRNEEVKNAMKKLWSRKVKRSER from the coding sequence ATGGAGAACAAACCCAATGTGACAGAGTTCATCCTCTATGGACTGACAGGAGACAAGACATTAGCAAAAGTGTGCTTGTCATTATTCTTAGTCTTCTATGGCACTATCATTCTTGGAAACCTGCTTATCATCATTACTATAAAGACAAGTGAACAGCTGAGCTCTCCCATGTACTTCTTCCTCGGTTTCTTGTCTTTTGTAGATATCAGTTACTCTACTGTCACAGCTCCCAAACTAATTTATGACCTTCTTGTTGAGCAGAAGGCAATCTCTTTTGTGGGCTGCATAGCTCAAGTGTTTGCAGGCCATTTCTTTGGGTGCACTGAGATCTTCCTTCTCACAGTGATGGCCTATGACCGTTGCATTGCTATATGCAAACCGCTTCATTACACAAATATTGTGAACAAACATGCCTGtggctggctggtggcagcTTCTTGGGTGGGAGCCCTTGTACACTCAGTGGTGCAGACCCTGCTGGTCATTCAGCTGCCATTTTGTGGGCCCAATGAGATTGACCACTATTTCTGTGATGTTCACCCTTTGATGAAGCTGACTTGCACTGACACCTACATCATTGCTGTCAGTGTGGCTGCCAATAGTGGTGTGATTTCCGTGagctgttttgttgttcttgttgtgTCCTATGCTGTTATCTTGGTTTCTCTGAGGACACGCTCTTCTGAAGGGCGTCTCAAAGCACTCTATACATGTACTTCCCACATCACCGTTGTAGTTCTGTTCCTTGGTCCGTGCATCTTCATCTATATGCGCCCTTCCACCACCTTCTCAGCAGACAAGATAGTCTCGGTCTTCTACACCATCATCACGCCTATGCTCAATCCCTTGATCTACACTCTCCGAAATGAAGAGGTGAAAAATGCTATGAAAAAGTTGTGGAGCAGAAAAGTGAAGAGGAGTGAGAGATGA
- the LOC121094795 gene encoding olfactory receptor 4S2-like, which produces MENASSVKEFVLLGLSENQGVQKIFFVMFLFFYIIIVAGNLLTVITVISCQHLNSPMYFFLCYLSFVDICYSSVTAPKMIADFLVERKTISFVGCIAQLFGVHFFGCTEIFILIVMAYDRYIAICRPLHYTSLMTRRVCGQMVIGSWVGGFVHSAVQTLLTVQLPFCGPNQIDHYFCDVHPLLQLACTDTYAVGIVVVANSGVMTLSCFFLLVVSYVVILVSLKSQTSERRLKALSTCGSHIIVVILFFGPCTFIHIRSSNNLPKDKTVAVFYTVITPMLNPLIYTLRNKEVKSAMRKLWSRKVGSENGKV; this is translated from the coding sequence ATGGAGAATGCAAGCAGCGTGAAGGAATTTGTTCTTCTGGGCCTCTCAGAGAATCAAGGggtgcagaaaatattttttgtgatgtttctgttcttttatattattattgTGGCAGGAAATCTACTCACTGTTATCACTGTAATTAGCTGTCAGCATCTGAACTCCCCCatgtatttcttcctctgttacCTGTCCTTTGTAGATATCTGTTACTCTTCTGTCACAGCTCCCAAAATGATTGCTGACTTCCTTGTTGAAAGGAAAACCATCTCCTTTGTGGGTTGCATAGCACAGCTGTTTGGGGTACATTTCTTTGGCTGCACAGAGATCTTCATCCTCATAGTGATGGCCTACGATCGCTACATTGCCATCTGCAGACCTCTCCACTACACCAGCCTGATGACCAGGCGTGTGTGTGGCCAGATGGTGATCGGCTCATGGGTAGGAGGCTTCGTGCACTCCGCAGTGCAGACTCTTCTAACCGTTCAGCTCCCCTTCTGTGGCCCTAACCAAATCGACCACTACTTCTGTGACGTCCACCCCCTGCTGCAACTGGCCTGTACTGACACCTACGCTGTGGGCATTGTTGTTGTTGCCAACAGCGGAGTGATGACTCTGagctgtttcttcctcctggtTGTGTCCTATGTTGTCATCCTGGTTTCCTTAAAAAGTCAAACATCTGAAAGGCGGCTGAAAGCCCTCTCCACCTGTGGGTCCCACATCATTGTGGTGATTCTGTTCTTTGGACCATGCACATTCATCCACATACGTTCATCCAACAATCTGCCAAAGGACAAGACCGTGGCAGTGTTTTACACTGTCATCACACCCATGCTGAACCCACTCATCTACACGCTAAGAAACAAGGAGGTGAAGAGTGCCATGAGAAAACTGTGGAGTAGAAAAGTGGGAAGTGAAAATGGAAAGGTGTAG